In Lacrimispora indolis DSM 755, a genomic segment contains:
- a CDS encoding AAA family ATPase gives MAVGQKVFKPDEIRKTINVLKPEGELFEVRCLEANGRKVYSGYFKSQESLIDQLCRLNSTDSNIYITLGKVKEDCYSREQREKFVMNAKNTTNDNDVVGYKWLFIDVDPQRPAGVSSSDEQLQVAKERGNKIYVFMRNLGFNDPVTALSGNGIHLLYRIQIANNEENKALVKKCLAALDMFFSDDELKIDTTNFNPSRICKLYGTMARKGSNTEQNPHRLSHLLSEGSREPTDRIYLEKLASMIPEKQEKPQKYNNYNPREFDLEEWLQRYNIRYRKASYSDGTKFILDECPFDSNHKGKDACIFQTRSGAIGFHCFHNSCSDKTWQDVRKLFEPDAYEKRQQEYERKIYSRLPVQQRPVQSIVPVLGNPVFFTARNILDLQVPEERFVKSGIADIDKKLRGLKKSYVTVMSGLRASGKSSVISEMALDAVESGNNVGIFSGELAPKNFMRWMDLQAAGKGYTEPTQFEGYYNVSRKYKEQIAEWLGQHFYLYNNDYGNDYRAVAEQFEKAIEEKKLDLLILDNLMAFNILCLSDNKFEAQTAFILDMQRIAKKHNVHVLFVAHPRKAMGFLRLDDISGTADLGNAVDNALIVHRVNNDFKRLGKQMFGWKDDNPLFNATNVIEIAKDRDGGTQDHFVPLHYEQETKRLKNYPAENKIYGWNKSDDGFLNVEQGEIPFD, from the coding sequence ACATAACCCTGGGAAAGGTAAAAGAAGATTGTTATTCACGGGAGCAGCGAGAAAAGTTCGTCATGAATGCTAAGAATACAACGAATGACAATGATGTTGTGGGGTATAAATGGCTTTTCATAGATGTTGATCCTCAACGGCCGGCCGGTGTATCTAGTTCGGACGAGCAGTTACAGGTGGCAAAGGAACGTGGCAATAAGATTTATGTGTTCATGAGGAATCTTGGATTCAATGATCCGGTAACGGCATTGAGCGGTAACGGTATTCACCTGCTTTATCGGATACAGATTGCCAATAACGAGGAAAACAAGGCTTTGGTTAAAAAGTGCTTAGCGGCGCTGGATATGTTTTTCAGTGATGATGAACTGAAAATTGATACCACAAACTTTAATCCTTCCCGTATTTGTAAATTGTATGGGACCATGGCCCGTAAGGGTAGTAACACGGAGCAGAATCCCCACAGGCTAAGCCATCTGCTTTCAGAGGGGAGCAGGGAGCCAACAGATAGGATATACCTGGAAAAGCTAGCTTCAATGATTCCAGAGAAGCAGGAAAAGCCTCAGAAGTATAACAATTACAATCCCAGGGAGTTTGATTTAGAGGAGTGGCTACAACGGTATAATATCCGATACAGAAAAGCCAGCTATAGTGACGGGACTAAATTCATTCTGGACGAATGTCCTTTTGACAGCAACCATAAAGGGAAAGATGCTTGCATTTTTCAGACTCGGTCCGGAGCCATTGGATTTCATTGCTTTCACAATTCGTGTTCGGATAAGACATGGCAGGACGTGAGAAAACTATTTGAGCCAGATGCTTATGAGAAGCGGCAGCAGGAGTATGAACGGAAGATCTATTCAAGGCTGCCAGTTCAGCAAAGGCCAGTTCAGAGTATAGTTCCGGTTCTAGGGAATCCGGTTTTCTTCACAGCGAGGAATATTCTGGATTTGCAGGTACCAGAGGAACGGTTTGTTAAAAGCGGAATTGCTGACATTGACAAGAAGCTTAGGGGATTGAAGAAAAGCTATGTTACAGTTATGTCTGGTTTGAGAGCCTCCGGCAAATCTAGTGTCATATCTGAAATGGCATTGGATGCTGTAGAATCTGGAAATAATGTCGGTATCTTTTCTGGGGAGCTGGCTCCTAAGAATTTCATGAGGTGGATGGACCTGCAGGCAGCCGGAAAAGGGTATACGGAGCCTACGCAGTTTGAAGGATATTACAACGTCTCCAGGAAATATAAAGAGCAAATTGCAGAATGGCTAGGGCAGCATTTCTACCTGTACAACAACGATTACGGCAATGATTACCGGGCGGTGGCAGAACAATTTGAGAAGGCCATTGAGGAAAAGAAACTGGACTTACTGATTTTAGATAATCTAATGGCATTCAATATCCTTTGCTTATCAGATAACAAATTTGAAGCACAGACGGCCTTCATTCTGGATATGCAGCGGATTGCTAAAAAACATAATGTTCATGTGCTATTCGTGGCACACCCAAGAAAAGCAATGGGATTCCTGCGATTAGATGATATTTCCGGAACTGCGGATCTGGGGAATGCCGTTGACAATGCTTTAATAGTCCACCGGGTAAACAATGATTTTAAGAGACTTGGCAAGCAGATGTTCGGGTGGAAAGATGATAACCCATTATTCAACGCAACCAACGTAATAGAAATCGCAAAGGATCGTGATGGTGGTACACAGGATCATTTTGTACCACTGCATTATGAGCAGGAGACCAAGCGACTGAAGAATTATCCGGCCGAAAATAAAATCTATGGCTGGAATAAATCAGATGATGGGTTCCTGAATGTGGAGCAGGGCGAGATTCCCTTCGATTGA